The proteins below come from a single Ciona intestinalis unplaced genomic scaffold, KH HT000357.1, whole genome shotgun sequence genomic window:
- the LOC113474046 gene encoding cGMP-dependent protein kinase 2-like: MRKLNKRGYDVTHRKHFASVVAELSGKGLQDFHVVATIGNGAFGLVDLVTLATNQNCAFAVKKMSNQEIVSNDQQNHVTQEKEIQFVTSQECPFIASLYTSFKDKRYVYFVMEYCAGGELFKLMTSAKSFDRKAARFYAGCVIEALSYLHSGNIVYRDLKPENLVLDGRGYCKLTDFGFAKKLSKRSGLKTFTFCGTPECMAPEAILYKGHSFPVDLWSLGVFIYEIVVGKAPFRNRNKDELGQSILRGVEPKLIAAKEAKRIDDVTVAIVRELCQMRPEDRLGAGRMGIHDVTKHCWFDGFDWELLRQRKMESPWKPQLNSATDVRYFDVYNKTPASVSGEFPGWDETF, encoded by the exons cGAGTTATCGGGCAAAGGGTTGCAAGATTTCCACGTGGTGGCGACCATCGGCAACGGAGCTTTCGGATTGGTTGATCTTGTCACCCTGGCGACCAATCAGAACTGCGCATTCGCTGTTAAG AAAATGTCAAATCAAGAAATCGTTTCAAACGACCAGCAAAACCACGTGACACAAGAGAAAGAAATAcagtttgtgacgtcacaagagtGTCCATTTATTGCGTCACTATACACATCGTTTAAAgacaaaag GTACGTTTATTTCGTCATGGAATATTGCGCCGGCGGggaattatttaaattgatgacgtcagcaAAATCATTCGACCGGAAAGCAGCGAGATTCTACGCAGGTTGCGTCATAGAAGCTTTATCGTATTTACATTCAGGAAACATCGTGTATCGCGATTTGAAG CCGGAGAACCTGGTTCTTGATGGAAGAggttattgtaaacttaccgACTTTGGATTCGCAAAGAAATTATCGAAAAGATCTGGATTGAAAACTTTCACTTTCTGTGGGACTCCCGAATGCATGGCCCCTGAAGCTATACTGTATAAAG GCCATTCGTTTCCGGTTGATCTTTGGTCGCTAGGTGTCTTCATTTACGAGATCGTTGTAGGGAAAGCCCCCTTCCGAAACCGCAACAAGGACGAGCTTGGTCAATCCATCCTGCGCGGTGTCGAGCCGAAGTTAATT GCGGCGAAAGAAGCCAAACgtattgatgacgtcacagtggctATTGTTCGTGAATTATGTCAAATGCGACCTGAAGATCGACTTGGTGCTGGAAGAATGGGcattcatgacgtcacaaagcatTGTTGGTTCGATGGCTTCGATTGGGAATTATTACGTCAGag gaaAATGGAGTCGCCTTGGAAACCTCAACTCAACAGCGCCACCGACGTCCGATATTTtgatgtttataataaaactccCGCGAGTGTATCGGGGGAATTCCCTGGGTGGgatgaaactttttaa